The DNA region CTTATGAACTTGCGGTTGGTCGGTTGATATATTCTTTAAAGCCGCATTTGCGGCAAATTCTTCAAAGGTGCTGCCGCCAAAATAAACCTTGTCAGCCTTAAGGTTAAATTTCATATCGTTAAGATTCTCGGTTCCCACAATGGCGACGATGTAGACAGTCTTTCCCAGAAGGCCATCTTTTTTAGCTACAAGGAAGCGTGCTCCGGCCTTATTATGTGGCTGAACATAATGCGCAATTTGCCAACCGTCTTGCTCTAAATAACGGGTCGCTAATTCTCCGGCTCTATCGTGATAGGATGCCATGCTGGCTCCGCTTGTTATAGATAGTTCATAGGCCTCGTCATATGCTTCAAGTGGCCCCGCATATCCAGTCGCAGGCGCGGAGGCTAGTATCAAAATGCTGAGCAGTAGTAATTTGAATAAATGTTTCATAAATTGTCCTGCCTAATAATATGTTTTAAGGTTTAAATGATCTGGTGCTTACGATTCGACTAAGGAATAAGCAAGCTGGTTAATTTTATCCGATTGAAAGGTGATAATACCTGAGTTTGGAAGCTGGGCGGCTCTGTACATCCCGGCGGCCACCGTACTAGCCTTAATAGGTTTATACTTTTTTAAAGGACCGTTAAACATAAAGGGTATAAATTTGGACAGAAATGCGGCTGTGTACTCGCCAAACCGGAATTCTTTACGTTTGCCAACCAACAGGGATGGCTGAAAAACATATAAAGCTGGCAGCCCTAGCTGTTTTAAATCTGCTTCCAACCTGCCTTTCAGACGCGAATACCAGACTGGGGAGTTAGGATTAGCACCTATTGAGCTAATAACAAGAAATTTATCAGCGTCCATGGCCTTTGCGAGCTTGGCTGCTGACATCGTATACTCGTAATCTACTTTATTCATGGCCTCGCGGGTTTTAGCTTTTTTAATTGTTGTTCCAAGGCAGCTAAAAATGTCATCCGCGCTAAACTTGTCTTTGGCTTGTTCGAGGGAATTGAAATCTATAACCACTTCAGTTAATTTCGGATGTTGAATGGCGAGCGGTCTGCGTACCAGGATTGTAACGCGCTGGTATTCATCGCCGTCTAATAAAAGTTTAAGCAATTCTCCGCCCACTAATCCACTTGCTCCCAGCAATAATGCTGATTTCTGCGCCATTTCGTCCCCCCTTTTAAGTGACAGCTAACCTACTTAAGCTTATTACATTATACATTATAGTTGTTTTGTCCGGCCATTAACATAAGAAAATTGCGGTACCCACCTTAAACATTGACAATTAGTTACAAATAAGCAGTATTATGGAAAACAAAACAGAATTTACTAACGTTAGATATAATGAACTGAGGTGAGGATTACGATCCTAAAATTGCATCTTGAAGACAGGCTGGTGTGATTCCAATATGATTATTCCTAACTATGAAATTAAAGAAAGAATTTTTGAAAGCAAGACCTCTTCAATTTTTAAGGCTTACCATAAGAGAAATCCAAACCGCCCGCTTACGTTAAAGGTCTTAAAGACGGTTTCTCCGTCAAATGCTGCTGTTGCCCAATTCAACCAGATAATAGAGCATCTCAGAGTAGTAAACAGCAGTCTTGTTATTACGCCCAGTGCATTTACCGTAAATGAAGAGTATTGTTTTGTCAGCCAAGAGTATTTTGACGGGATACCGCTTGACAAGCTATGTAATGTGCGGAATAAAAATTCTTTAAATGATTTTTTCGCCATTGCCTGTCAACTGGCTTTGGCGCTTGAGGCCATTCATGAGGCAGGAATCATTCATGGCGGAATTAAACCGCACAATATATTGGTAGACCCTAATACCTTAGCAATCAGGCTAATCGATTTCATAAGCTCATTCGATGTTAGGGACGTCAGTCACTTTATTTACGACCGCTCTTTTGTAAAGGATACCTTAGCTTATACCTCTCCGGAACAAACCGGACGAATCAATCACAGGGTGAATTTTTCATCTGATCTGTATTCGCTTGGGATAGTATTCTATGAAATGCTAACCGGCCGGTTGCCATACTCTTCGGATGACCCGCTTGAGCTAATCCACGCGCATCTTGCTGAAGAGGCGCCTTGTGTATACAGATTAAATCCTGAGGTTCCCCCTATTTTAAGTGGAGTTATAACCAAACTGATGTATAAAGCTCCTGAAAAGCGCTACCAAAGTGCAAAGGGGCTATTTAATGACTTGGTAAGGTGCCGCGATGAATATGGAGCCCAGGGCTCAATTCGTGAATTTGTGCTGGATAGATATATTTACACAAACAGGGTCACTTTCATTTCCAAGATGGTTGGGCGCGATGCAGAAGCTGATCTAATCCTGCGAGAATACGAGCAGGCAGCTCAAGGGTCCTTTCGCTCGCTTTTTGTGTCCGGGTTGTCAGGCATAGGCAAAACCCGCCTTATCCAAGAACTGCAGGCGCCAATTGTAAAGCATCGAGGATATTTCACATCAGGAAAGTTCGATGTATACCAGAAGAACATTCCCTACAGCTCGCTGATACAAGCTTTTAGGAATCTGGTCAGAACATTTCTGACCGAAAGCGACGAGAATGTAGCGGCCTGGCAAAGCAGGATTTTGAAGGCCGTAGGTAGCAATGGCCGGGTCCTGACCGATGTTATTCCTGAACTGGAGAATCTGATAGGCACACAGCCCGAGGTTAAACCACTACCACCGGTTGAATCAATGAACAGATTCAACAATGTCTTTGGCCGGTTTTTAACCTGCCTGGCAAGCAATGAGCATCCGCTGACTTTATTCATCGATGACCTGCAGTGGTGTGATGCCGCCTCCTTTGACTTTCTGGCAAACATCTTTGCGAACCATGAGGAGCACCCGTACCTTTTCTTCATAGGTTCGTACCGCCATAACGAAGTCGACTTAAGTCATCCTCTGACAAAGCTTA from Veillonellaceae bacterium includes:
- a CDS encoding NAD(P)H-binding protein encodes the protein MAQKSALLLGASGLVGGELLKLLLDGDEYQRVTILVRRPLAIQHPKLTEVVIDFNSLEQAKDKFSADDIFSCLGTTIKKAKTREAMNKVDYEYTMSAAKLAKAMDADKFLVISSIGANPNSPVWYSRLKGRLEADLKQLGLPALYVFQPSLLVGKRKEFRFGEYTAAFLSKFIPFMFNGPLKKYKPIKASTVAAGMYRAAQLPNSGIITFQSDKINQLAYSLVES